Proteins from a genomic interval of Anolis sagrei isolate rAnoSag1 chromosome 1, rAnoSag1.mat, whole genome shotgun sequence:
- the AAMP gene encoding angio-associated migratory cell protein translates to MADPGGGEGPEPAPEGSGALLLVSGGGAEEIVEVVDLEPPGPDDLADEMEDVDLDEEQGAWVTEEEDEGVEEGMEAQDDSEVTFSKHTASVFCVSLDPETNTLAVTGGEDDKAFVWRLSDGELLFECSGHKDSVTCTGFSHDSTYVATGDMSGLIKVWRVDTKEEIWSFEVGDLEWMEWHPQSHVLLAGTADGNSWMWKIPSGECKTFQGPNCPATCGRVLSDGKRAVVGYEDGTVRIWDLKQGSPLHVLKGQDGHQGPLTCVASNKDGSLILTGSVDCHAKLVNSATGKVVSVFKAESIVPKTSSRETEEAESNSVESLGFCNVMPLAAVGYLDGTLAIYDLTTQTLRHKCQHESGIVQLLWEDSSPVVYTCSLDGAVSLWDARSGKLISEYRGHSAEILDFALNKDASIVVTTSGDHQAKVFCVQRPDR, encoded by the exons ATGGCGGACCCTGGCGGCGGGGAAGGGCCAGAGCCGGCCCCGGAGGGGTCAGGGGCCCTCCTGCTCGTGTCAGGCGGCGGCGCGGAAGAGATCGTGGAAGTGGTGGACCTGGAGCCGCCGGGGCCCG ATGATCTGGCTGATGAGATGGAAGATGTGGACCTCGACGAAGAGCAGGGCGCTTGGGTGACTGAGGAGGAAGATGAGGGAGTGGAGGAGGGCATGGAGGCCCAAGATGACAGTGAGGTCACCTTCTCAAAACATACTG CTTCTGTTTTCTGTGTCAGCCTCGATCCCGAGACCAACACGCTGGCAGTGACGGGTGGTGAAGACGACAAGGCCTTTGTGTGGCGCCTCAGTGATGGAGAACTCCTTTTTGAATGCTCAG GTCACAAAGACTCTGTCACATGTACTGGGTTTAGCCATGACTCCACCTATGTGGCCACAGGTGACATGAGTGGATTGATCAAAGTTTGGCGGGTGGACACCAAAGAGGAGATCTGGTCTTTCGAAGTGGGTGACTTGGAG TGGATGGAGTGGCACCCCCAATCCCATGTCCTCCTGGCTGGAACAGCAGATGGCAACTCCTGGATGTGGAAGATCCCCAGTGGGGAATGCAAGACGTTCCAAGGGCCAAACTGCCCTGCTACCTGTGGACGTGTTCTTTCTGATG GAAAGAGAGCTGTGGTCGGCTATGAAGATGGGACAGTCCGCATCTGGGATCTGAAGCAGGGAAGCCCACTACATGTCCTTAAAG GTCAGGATGGACATCAGGGCCCTTTGACGTGTGTGGCCAGCAATAAGGATGGCAGCCTAATCCTGACAGGTTCTGTTGATTGCCATGCCAAACTGGTGAACTCTGCAACCGGCAAG GTTGTGTCTGTCTTCAAGGCAGAGAGCATTGTCCCCAAGACTTCATCAAGAGAGACTGAGGAAGCTGAATCCAACTCAGTGGAGTCGCTGGGTTTCTGCAATGT GATGCCACTGGCAGCTGTTGGCTATTTAGATGGGACCTTGGCCATTTATGACCTTACTACACAGACCTTAAGACACAAGTGCCAGCATGAG tcaGGGATTGTACAGCTCCTGTGGGAGGACAGCTCACCTGTGGTTTATACCTGCAGCCTGGATGGGGCTGTGTCCCTCTGGGATGCACGTTCAGGCAAGTTGATCAGTGAGTACCGGGGTCACTCTGCAGAAATCCTGGACTTCGCTTTGAACAA agATGCTTCTATTGTAGTTACTACTTCCGGCGATCACCAGGCCAAGGTGTTCTGTGTGCAGCGCCCAGATCGCTaa